A region from the Mucilaginibacter sp. CSA2-8R genome encodes:
- a CDS encoding DUF6358 family protein: MGSKLFLSVVYNIGIFVCLYIVYWGYSHKQYASLIGALFVAVMFIILKIRLLKQVRATERPVKE; this comes from the coding sequence ATGGGTTCTAAACTATTTCTGAGTGTTGTATACAACATAGGTATTTTTGTATGTCTGTATATTGTGTACTGGGGCTATTCGCATAAACAATATGCATCTTTGATAGGTGCGCTGTTTGTGGCAGTAATGTTTATTATCCTCAAAATAAGACTGCTTAAACAGGTGAGGGCTACCGAACGCCCTGTAAAAGAATAG
- a CDS encoding dipeptide epimerase, translated as MKLTFAPFELHLKHRFTIAKFSRTSTPLMLLQLEHDGQVGYGEASMVPYMGESLQSAAAFLNRVDVSQFKLPFDYAVIINYLDAIEPGNPAVKAAIDIALHDLEGKLLNQPCWQLLGSQPENMPITSYTIGIDTPEIFRQKVEEAAGYKAIKVKLGSTDDKQLIEIVRSVTDVPLYVDANQGWTDREASLDLVYWLQEQGVQLIEQPMLKTDPDSNAWLTERSPVPILGDESVQRLSDIDKAHGVYHGINIKLMKSAGMFEAKQMIDRARVLGMKILMGCMSETSCATLAAAALAPQCNWADLDGPLLISNNPFTMPQLEEGKWVLTNSTGLGLVQ; from the coding sequence ATGAAGTTAACGTTTGCCCCTTTCGAACTGCACTTAAAGCATCGTTTTACCATTGCTAAGTTTTCGCGTACCTCAACGCCTTTGATGCTACTGCAATTAGAGCATGATGGGCAGGTGGGCTATGGTGAGGCCTCGATGGTGCCATATATGGGCGAAAGCTTACAAAGTGCTGCCGCATTTTTAAACAGAGTAGACGTTAGCCAGTTTAAATTGCCTTTTGACTATGCAGTAATCATTAACTACCTGGATGCCATCGAGCCGGGCAACCCAGCCGTAAAAGCTGCTATTGATATTGCCCTGCATGATCTGGAAGGCAAATTGCTAAACCAGCCCTGCTGGCAATTGTTGGGAAGCCAGCCCGAAAATATGCCGATAACCAGCTATACTATCGGCATAGATACGCCGGAAATATTTAGGCAAAAGGTAGAAGAAGCTGCCGGTTATAAAGCTATAAAGGTGAAGTTAGGAAGCACTGATGATAAGCAGCTGATTGAAATAGTGCGTTCGGTTACCGACGTTCCTTTATATGTGGATGCTAACCAAGGCTGGACGGATCGTGAAGCCAGCCTGGATTTGGTTTACTGGCTGCAAGAGCAGGGTGTACAACTGATTGAGCAGCCCATGCTTAAAACAGACCCTGATAGTAATGCCTGGCTTACAGAACGCAGTCCTGTTCCTATATTGGGTGATGAGTCGGTACAGCGCCTGAGCGATATTGACAAAGCACATGGCGTATATCATGGTATTAACATTAAGCTCATGAAATCGGCCGGAATGTTTGAGGCCAAACAGATGATTGACCGGGCCCGTGTACTGGGTATGAAAATATTGATGGGCTGCATGAGCGAAACCAGTTGCGCCACCTTAGCCGCCGCCGCCCTGGCCCCGCAATGTAATTGGGCCGATTTAGATGGGCCACTGCTCATCAGCAACAACCCTTTTACTATGCCGCAGTTAGAAGAGGGTAAATGGGTGCTGACGAATAGTACAGGTTTGGGATTAGTTCAATAA
- a CDS encoding rhomboid family intramembrane serine protease — MEQYLVLAPVASALFALNIILSLMAFYNEKMYGEFMLHPYSVARGQKLWTVITSGFIHRDWSHLLFNMLSFYFFAFQLEAILGHWQFALLYMASLVLSDLPSVSKHKEDYWYYSLGASGAISAVVFSFILFNPMARMIIFPLPIPIPALLYGVVYLVYCAYASKQSRDSINHDAHFFGAISGVMITILLNHDVIKIFINQLGL; from the coding sequence ATGGAACAATATTTAGTCCTGGCACCGGTGGCCTCAGCTCTTTTTGCGCTTAATATTATCTTGTCGTTAATGGCTTTTTATAACGAGAAGATGTATGGCGAGTTTATGCTTCATCCTTACAGCGTAGCCCGCGGCCAAAAGCTGTGGACGGTGATTACCAGCGGTTTTATTCACCGCGACTGGTCGCACTTGCTGTTTAACATGCTGTCGTTTTACTTTTTTGCTTTTCAGCTCGAGGCTATCTTAGGTCACTGGCAGTTTGCTCTATTGTATATGGCCAGCTTAGTTTTGAGCGACTTGCCGTCGGTAAGCAAGCACAAAGAAGATTACTGGTATTATAGTTTAGGGGCATCTGGCGCTATCAGTGCTGTAGTGTTTAGTTTTATCCTTTTTAATCCAATGGCACGGATGATTATCTTTCCGTTACCTATTCCAATACCCGCTTTATTGTATGGCGTAGTGTACCTGGTGTATTGTGCTTATGCTTCTAAACAGTCACGCGATTCTATTAACCACGATGCTCACTTTTTTGGTGCCATCAGCGGCGTGATGATTACCATCTTACTAAATCACGATGTAATAAAGATATTTATAAACCAATTAGGTTTATAA
- a CDS encoding M14 family zinc carboxypeptidase has translation MKKMLLLIGLSLFAGRLQAQLTPFELSKDKNYTATYAEVMAYYPKLVKQYPQQVKLFNYGSTDIGKPLTLVVVSKSGVFDPAKIKQQNKRVILINNGIHPGEPEGIDASMMLVRDLLQKKKLPTNLVVCFIALYNIDGSLNRGVSRISQNGPRAYGFRGNYRNLDLNRDFIKADSRNAMAFMQILNTWQPEVFLDNHASNGADYQYVMTLIETQKDKQQPLLAEYTAKTLSPELYKRMAKSGYEMIPYVESIKRTPDSGIVAFLETPRFSTGYTVQHNIISYVTETHMLKPYDKKVYATYDFMQHLIDVCQRDAGQIGELKQRADEQVKQQKTFALNWDLDEQQFEMIPFKGYQAGYKPSDISGFNRLYYDRSKPYTKEIKYYNTYKPTLTADKPVAYIIPQAWGKIIDLFKLNKVAMRRLKHDTTLTLQTYYIADYKTGTRPYEGHYLHNSVKLNTVNNNRVKFYEGDYVVYTNQAINRYIVETLEPQGVDSFFAWGFFDSMLNQKEHYSDYVFEDIAFDYLKKHPELQKQLDEEKTKTPQLAQSGPAQLEYIYRNSPFYENTYMRYPVGRLLTNTQLDLQ, from the coding sequence ATGAAAAAAATGCTGCTGCTTATAGGTTTAAGCCTTTTTGCGGGGCGGTTGCAAGCCCAGCTTACCCCTTTCGAACTAAGTAAAGATAAAAACTATACGGCTACCTATGCTGAGGTAATGGCCTATTACCCTAAACTGGTTAAACAGTACCCGCAACAGGTAAAACTGTTTAATTACGGCAGTACCGATATTGGCAAACCGCTGACGCTGGTGGTAGTATCAAAAAGCGGCGTTTTTGATCCGGCAAAAATTAAACAGCAAAACAAACGGGTAATTTTAATTAACAACGGCATACACCCCGGCGAGCCGGAAGGTATTGATGCGAGCATGATGCTGGTGCGCGACTTGCTGCAAAAAAAGAAACTACCTACTAATTTGGTGGTTTGCTTTATTGCTTTATACAATATTGATGGCAGTTTAAATCGTGGGGTTTCGCGTATTAGTCAAAACGGACCGCGTGCCTATGGCTTCAGGGGAAATTACCGCAATCTGGATTTAAACCGCGATTTTATCAAAGCTGATAGCCGCAATGCAATGGCTTTTATGCAGATACTGAATACCTGGCAGCCGGAGGTGTTTTTAGATAACCATGCCAGTAACGGTGCCGATTACCAGTACGTGATGACGCTGATTGAAACCCAAAAAGATAAGCAACAGCCCTTGCTAGCCGAATACACCGCTAAAACACTGTCGCCGGAATTATATAAACGCATGGCCAAAAGCGGGTACGAAATGATTCCGTACGTAGAAAGTATAAAGCGCACGCCCGACTCAGGCATCGTGGCTTTTTTAGAAACGCCGCGTTTTTCTACCGGTTATACGGTGCAGCATAACATTATCAGTTACGTTACCGAAACGCATATGCTAAAACCGTACGATAAAAAGGTGTATGCCACCTACGACTTTATGCAGCACCTGATTGACGTTTGCCAGCGTGATGCCGGGCAAATAGGCGAGCTTAAGCAACGCGCGGATGAGCAGGTAAAGCAACAAAAAACTTTTGCGCTCAACTGGGATTTAGACGAGCAGCAGTTTGAGATGATACCTTTTAAAGGCTACCAGGCCGGTTACAAACCCAGCGACATCAGCGGGTTTAACCGCTTGTACTATGACCGGAGCAAGCCTTACACCAAAGAAATTAAATATTACAATACTTATAAGCCAACCTTAACGGCCGATAAGCCGGTAGCCTATATAATTCCGCAGGCCTGGGGCAAAATTATTGATTTGTTTAAGCTGAACAAGGTAGCTATGCGCCGGTTAAAACATGATACCACGCTAACGTTGCAAACTTATTACATCGCCGATTATAAAACCGGTACCCGGCCTTATGAGGGGCATTACCTGCACAACAGCGTAAAGCTGAATACCGTTAACAATAACCGGGTTAAGTTTTATGAGGGCGATTACGTAGTTTACACCAACCAGGCCATTAACCGCTATATTGTAGAAACACTGGAGCCGCAGGGCGTAGATTCATTTTTTGCCTGGGGCTTTTTTGATTCGATGCTTAACCAAAAGGAGCACTACTCTGATTACGTTTTTGAGGATATTGCTTTTGATTACCTTAAAAAGCACCCGGAACTGCAAAAGCAACTGGACGAAGAGAAAACAAAAACTCCGCAGCTGGCACAAAGCGGGCCTGCACAACTGGAGTATATTTACCGCAATTCACCTTTTTACGAAAATACCTATATGCGTTACCCGGTAGGGCGACTGCTTACCAATACCCAACTTGACTTACAATAA
- a CDS encoding DUF1835 domain-containing protein, producing the protein MNQLHILNGDATYEKFIQTGLDGDILVWREVFSEGPLSPVIDAAFWQQRAQWIADTFEDAPASYQDMVISELEKLSRPYEDITLWFDFDLHCKVNQLGVMQLLQQQADLSGPNIYLVSPDGYPGVENFRGMGQLSPEQLEDLYDNRLHLTDYDFTLAKEAWQKYNLFDAQALQEWLNSVPFWGSLHHLKTALTAQVKRLQTDHQGLTYIAQILLNLYEHGATSRDKLFEAFWNQHAIYGMGDAELDIYLKQLQSRGLVNLKD; encoded by the coding sequence ATGAACCAACTGCATATATTGAACGGCGACGCTACCTACGAAAAATTTATACAAACCGGCTTGGACGGGGATATACTGGTTTGGCGCGAGGTATTCTCCGAAGGCCCGCTTTCGCCAGTGATAGATGCGGCCTTTTGGCAGCAACGTGCCCAGTGGATAGCCGATACTTTTGAGGATGCCCCAGCCAGCTACCAGGATATGGTAATTTCAGAACTGGAAAAGCTCAGCCGCCCTTACGAAGATATTACGCTGTGGTTTGATTTTGACCTGCATTGCAAGGTAAACCAATTAGGCGTAATGCAGCTATTGCAGCAACAAGCCGACCTATCCGGCCCCAACATATACCTGGTGAGCCCTGACGGCTATCCGGGCGTGGAAAATTTTAGGGGAATGGGACAACTGTCGCCTGAGCAACTGGAAGACCTGTACGATAACCGCCTGCATTTAACCGATTATGATTTTACCCTGGCTAAAGAGGCCTGGCAAAAATATAATCTTTTTGATGCGCAGGCTTTACAGGAGTGGCTAAACAGTGTTCCCTTTTGGGGAAGCCTGCATCATTTAAAAACAGCGTTGACGGCACAAGTCAAACGCCTGCAAACCGACCACCAGGGGCTAACCTATATTGCACAAATTTTGCTCAATTTATATGAGCATGGAGCTACCAGTCGCGATAAACTATTCGAGGCATTTTGGAACCAGCATGCTATTTATGGCATGGGCGATGCAGAGTTGGACATTTATTTAAAACAACTGCAAAGCCGCGGACTGGTTAACCTTAAAGATTAA
- a CDS encoding replication-associated recombination protein A, with protein MNNLPPLAERMRPKTLNDYVGQQHLVGPGAVLRKAIESGNLPSMIFWGPPGVGKTTLAYIISQSLSRPFFALSAINSGVKDVREVIEKAALLKKGGQTLPVLFIDEIHRFSKSQQDSLLGAVERGIVTLIGATTENPSFEVISALLSRCQVYILQHLHEDDLISLLNKAMQQDEVLQQKNITIHEHEALLRLSGGDARKLLNIFELLINAIDAPKIVVTNQAVLDNVQQNMALYDKAGEQHYDIISAFIKSMRGSDPNGAVYWLARMLVGGEDPSFIARRMLILASEDIGNANPNALLLAQSCFEAVNVIGMPEARIILSQTAVFLATSAKSNASYMAIGEAMSLVKQTGDLPVPLHLRNAPTKLMKNIGYGKDYKYAHSYEGNFTDQDFLPDAIKGTKLYDPGNNARENEAREKLRKLWGNRYKY; from the coding sequence ATGAATAACCTGCCGCCGTTAGCCGAGCGTATGCGCCCCAAAACGCTTAATGATTATGTAGGGCAACAGCATTTGGTTGGGCCAGGGGCGGTATTGCGCAAAGCCATTGAGTCGGGCAACCTGCCGTCGATGATATTTTGGGGGCCGCCGGGCGTGGGTAAGACTACGCTGGCTTATATTATTTCGCAAAGCTTATCGCGGCCGTTTTTTGCGTTAAGTGCCATCAATTCGGGCGTAAAAGATGTACGGGAGGTGATTGAAAAGGCTGCCTTACTTAAAAAAGGCGGACAAACCCTGCCGGTGTTGTTTATTGATGAAATTCACCGTTTTTCTAAATCGCAGCAAGACTCATTACTGGGTGCGGTAGAACGCGGCATTGTTACCCTGATTGGCGCCACTACCGAAAACCCCTCGTTCGAGGTAATTTCGGCTTTACTATCCCGCTGCCAGGTGTATATTTTGCAGCATCTGCACGAAGACGACCTGATTAGCCTGCTCAACAAAGCTATGCAGCAAGACGAGGTGCTTCAACAAAAAAATATTACCATCCATGAGCATGAAGCTTTGCTGCGCCTATCGGGCGGAGATGCGCGTAAGCTGCTCAATATTTTTGAACTGTTGATTAATGCTATTGATGCACCTAAGATTGTAGTGACCAACCAGGCCGTCTTGGATAATGTGCAGCAAAATATGGCCTTGTATGATAAGGCCGGCGAGCAGCACTATGATATAATTTCGGCCTTCATTAAATCTATGCGTGGCAGCGACCCTAACGGCGCTGTGTATTGGCTGGCCCGGATGCTGGTGGGTGGCGAAGACCCTTCGTTTATAGCACGCCGTATGCTTATCCTGGCCTCAGAAGATATTGGCAATGCAAACCCCAATGCTTTGCTGCTGGCACAAAGTTGTTTTGAGGCAGTGAATGTGATTGGTATGCCCGAGGCACGTATTATCTTATCGCAAACTGCTGTTTTTTTAGCTACGTCGGCTAAAAGCAATGCCAGCTATATGGCCATTGGCGAGGCTATGTCGCTGGTAAAACAAACCGGTGACCTGCCCGTGCCGTTACACTTGCGCAACGCTCCTACCAAACTCATGAAAAATATTGGCTACGGTAAGGATTATAAGTATGCCCATAGCTACGAAGGCAACTTTACCGACCAGGATTTTTTACCTGATGCTATTAAAGGCACCAAACTTTACGACCCGGGCAATAATGCCCGCGAAAACGAAGCCCGCGAAAAGCTCCGCAAGCTTTGGGGCAACCGGTATAAATATTAA
- a CDS encoding GNAT family N-acetyltransferase: MFTIRKATPADADQIIKIAHQTWWPTYSQILSTEQISYMLSAIYLSDKVADQIATQSQIYLVLEEDEQPVAFASYSVREDDAEVYKLQKLYCHPSTQGKGYGKALIDYVVDVVQQASKKTLELNVNRGNNAKTFYEKMGFEVAYEEDIPIGPYWMNDYVMRKLL, translated from the coding sequence ATGTTTACGATTAGAAAAGCCACACCGGCGGATGCCGACCAGATTATAAAAATTGCTCATCAAACCTGGTGGCCTACTTACAGTCAAATTTTATCTACTGAGCAAATCTCTTATATGCTGTCGGCCATTTACCTGTCGGACAAAGTTGCCGACCAGATTGCTACCCAAAGCCAGATCTATTTGGTTTTAGAAGAAGACGAACAGCCAGTAGCGTTTGCCTCCTATTCCGTTCGTGAAGATGACGCGGAGGTTTACAAATTACAAAAACTCTACTGCCATCCCAGCACCCAGGGTAAAGGCTACGGCAAGGCCTTGATTGATTATGTTGTTGATGTTGTACAGCAAGCCAGTAAAAAAACACTCGAACTGAACGTTAACCGAGGTAACAACGCCAAAACTTTTTACGAGAAAATGGGATTTGAAGTGGCTTATGAAGAAGATATCCCGATTGGGCCTTACTGGATGAACGACTATGTGATGCGTAAACTGTTGTGA
- a CDS encoding GNAT family N-acetyltransferase has product MTIVLQTERLTLRHFMMADAPFIVELLNSPTWLQYIGDRNIKTVADAQSYLLQGPLLSYVVSGFGLYLVELKDSQTPIGMCGLLKRPYLEYLDIGYALLPEYEGLGYGYEIATATIQHAFGHLQQKHIAAITAAGNQRSVALLDKMGFYRDGTVNPDEQTELLLFIRDA; this is encoded by the coding sequence ATGACGATTGTGCTGCAAACGGAAAGGCTTACACTGCGCCATTTTATGATGGCCGATGCCCCGTTTATAGTAGAGCTGCTAAATAGCCCCACATGGCTGCAATACATTGGCGACCGTAATATTAAAACAGTAGCCGATGCACAAAGTTACTTATTGCAAGGCCCTTTGTTAAGCTACGTAGTAAGCGGGTTTGGGCTTTACCTGGTAGAACTGAAAGATAGCCAGACTCCCATAGGCATGTGCGGATTATTGAAGCGGCCATATTTAGAGTATTTGGATATAGGCTATGCATTACTGCCCGAATACGAAGGCCTGGGCTATGGGTACGAAATTGCAACGGCCACCATACAACATGCCTTCGGGCATCTACAGCAAAAACATATTGCGGCTATTACGGCAGCCGGCAACCAGCGGTCTGTTGCCTTGCTTGATAAGATGGGTTTTTATCGTGACGGAACCGTAAATCCTGATGAGCAAACGGAGCTGCTTCTATTTATCAGGGATGCTTAG
- a CDS encoding M20/M25/M40 family metallo-hydrolase, whose protein sequence is MIKKYTIALALMASGLSSFAQDVNKLIQQNDVERLIKTLSADDMQGRKTGTPGIDKAATFIEGEFKKIGLQPLKGNTGYRQSFTVYRTTPTQMQVSIDGQSIAANNIAIAGGADFNWKSNADVQIVKIAAGQNFQTEYRNYIRSGKKTLILIDPQFEPIFKQLHSRFAGDNISMKEPIAANNTQQVVMVLGNFGEVKNFEVTFKTKMDNPPIYNVVGMLPGKSKPDEYVVFSGHYDHLGILRSMEGDSIANGADDDASGTTAVISLAKYYKKLNNNERTLIFVAFTAEEIGGFGSQYFSKQLDPDKTVAMFNIEMIGKTSKFGQNTAFITGYERSDFGEILQRNLDGTAFKFYPDPYPEQNLFYRSDNATLARLGVPAHTISTDQIDTDKLYHSVKDEFSSLDVANITATIRAIALSSRSIVGGKDAPKRIAKLER, encoded by the coding sequence ATGATTAAGAAATATACGATTGCCCTGGCACTTATGGCCTCGGGTTTGAGCAGCTTTGCGCAGGATGTAAATAAGCTGATACAGCAAAATGACGTGGAGCGTTTAATTAAAACGTTGAGTGCCGACGATATGCAAGGCCGCAAAACGGGCACTCCGGGCATTGATAAAGCAGCCACTTTTATTGAAGGTGAATTTAAAAAGATTGGTTTGCAGCCGCTTAAAGGTAATACAGGCTACCGCCAGAGTTTTACTGTTTACCGCACTACGCCTACACAAATGCAGGTAAGTATTGACGGGCAATCCATTGCTGCGAATAATATTGCGATAGCCGGCGGTGCTGATTTTAATTGGAAAAGCAATGCCGATGTACAGATTGTAAAAATTGCGGCCGGGCAAAACTTTCAGACCGAATACCGTAACTACATCCGCAGCGGTAAAAAAACGCTGATACTGATTGATCCGCAATTTGAGCCTATATTTAAGCAGTTGCACAGCCGTTTTGCAGGTGATAATATCAGCATGAAAGAACCTATTGCTGCTAACAATACGCAGCAGGTGGTTATGGTGCTGGGTAACTTTGGCGAGGTTAAAAACTTTGAGGTTACTTTTAAAACTAAGATGGATAACCCTCCAATCTATAATGTGGTGGGGATGCTGCCGGGTAAAAGCAAGCCTGATGAATATGTGGTTTTTTCGGGCCATTATGACCATTTGGGTATTTTGCGTTCAATGGAAGGTGATAGCATTGCCAATGGTGCTGATGATGATGCCTCGGGTACTACGGCTGTGATTAGCTTGGCCAAGTATTATAAAAAGCTGAATAACAATGAGCGCACCCTTATTTTTGTAGCTTTTACGGCCGAAGAAATTGGCGGTTTTGGCTCGCAGTATTTCTCAAAACAGCTTGACCCTGATAAAACAGTGGCCATGTTTAACATAGAAATGATTGGTAAAACTTCGAAATTTGGCCAAAACACGGCGTTTATTACCGGCTATGAGCGTTCTGATTTTGGCGAAATTTTGCAGCGCAACTTAGACGGAACGGCTTTCAAGTTTTACCCGGACCCATACCCGGAGCAAAACCTGTTTTACCGGAGTGATAACGCCACCCTGGCACGTTTGGGTGTACCGGCGCATACCATATCTACCGATCAGATTGATACCGATAAATTGTATCATTCGGTAAAAGATGAATTTAGTTCTTTGGATGTAGCCAATATTACAGCTACCATCCGTGCCATAGCACTAAGCTCGCGCAGTATAGTAGGCGGTAAAGACGCGCCAAAGCGCATTGCTAAACTGGAGCGTTAA
- a CDS encoding M61 family peptidase gives MKKLYSSALALLMSAGAFAQNEIVYTVSFPDAVHHEAEIGMLVPQVPAGVMRFRMSRSSPGRYATHEFGKNIYNVKAYGEKNTPLTIKQVEGDVYEIAQHGSNVIINYTLFGNYMDGTYVGIDASTAHFNMPAAFAWVKGMENRPVRFKFNNTEKYGWKVATQLKPENDGSYSAPNMQYMMDSPTSLADYKSVSWDVANPGGKRQTIRLTTHSSDDQATVDAFGQMVKKITLEAQAVFGELPVYDYGNYVFLHDVAATNAGDGMEHRNSTSIVQTTPQIAGNENRLLGTFAHEYFHSWNVERIRPKSLEPFNFEHSNMSSELWFAEGFTQYYGEMLLVRTGLRNPEGYTRTIAGLVNTVLNTPAAANYSPAQMSRYAVFADAGVSIDPNNNANIFTSYYTYGGATALALDLRLRSEFNLTLDDYMRAMWLTHGKPEKPYTIPDLQAVLASVTKNPAFAADFFKRYIYGAEKNNYQQLLDKAGLILRKAQAGKAWAGMLRTSPADGGLYVQGNTVMGTPVYKAGIDAGATILTVDGKEVKDLQAYTAALDGKKIGDPVVYTYKDRAGNHQTNVTLQENPMYEVVSYETAGKELSAAQKEFRSKWLSTKVK, from the coding sequence ATGAAAAAACTTTACTCATCAGCACTGGCCCTTTTAATGTCGGCCGGGGCATTTGCACAAAATGAAATTGTATATACTGTATCATTTCCTGATGCAGTACACCACGAGGCCGAAATTGGTATGCTGGTTCCGCAGGTGCCTGCTGGCGTCATGCGTTTCAGGATGAGCCGCTCGTCGCCGGGGCGTTATGCTACCCACGAGTTTGGCAAAAATATTTATAACGTAAAAGCTTATGGCGAAAAAAACACACCGCTAACTATAAAGCAGGTAGAAGGCGATGTTTATGAAATAGCCCAGCACGGCAGTAACGTAATTATTAACTATACCTTGTTTGGTAACTATATGGACGGCACCTATGTAGGTATAGATGCTAGTACCGCCCATTTTAATATGCCGGCAGCATTTGCCTGGGTTAAGGGCATGGAAAATCGCCCGGTGCGTTTTAAGTTTAATAATACCGAAAAATATGGCTGGAAGGTAGCCACGCAGTTAAAGCCCGAAAACGATGGTTCTTACTCGGCACCCAACATGCAATACATGATGGACAGCCCAACCTCGCTGGCTGATTATAAAAGCGTAAGTTGGGATGTGGCCAATCCCGGTGGTAAGCGCCAAACCATCCGCCTTACTACGCATAGCAGCGATGACCAGGCCACTGTTGATGCCTTTGGTCAAATGGTAAAAAAGATTACGCTGGAAGCGCAGGCCGTTTTTGGCGAGCTGCCGGTTTATGATTACGGTAACTACGTATTTTTACATGACGTAGCAGCTACCAACGCCGGAGACGGTATGGAACACCGCAACTCTACCAGCATTGTGCAAACTACACCCCAAATTGCCGGTAACGAAAACCGCTTGCTGGGAACCTTTGCACACGAGTATTTTCACAGCTGGAATGTGGAGCGCATACGTCCAAAATCGTTAGAGCCGTTTAATTTTGAGCATTCTAACATGAGCAGTGAGCTTTGGTTTGCCGAAGGCTTTACCCAATACTATGGCGAAATGCTGTTGGTGCGTACCGGTTTACGTAACCCGGAAGGTTATACACGCACCATAGCCGGTTTAGTAAATACCGTTTTAAATACGCCCGCCGCTGCCAACTACTCGCCGGCGCAGATGAGCCGTTACGCTGTTTTTGCTGATGCCGGTGTGTCTATCGACCCTAATAACAATGCTAATATATTCACCAGCTATTACACTTACGGCGGCGCCACGGCGCTGGCGTTAGATTTAAGGCTACGCAGCGAATTTAATTTAACATTAGACGACTATATGCGTGCCATGTGGCTAACCCATGGTAAACCCGAAAAACCATATACTATCCCCGACCTGCAGGCCGTACTGGCTTCGGTAACCAAGAACCCCGCTTTTGCCGCCGACTTTTTTAAAAGATATATTTACGGGGCCGAAAAGAACAACTATCAGCAATTACTGGATAAAGCAGGTTTAATATTGCGCAAAGCGCAGGCCGGTAAAGCCTGGGCCGGAATGTTACGTACCAGCCCTGCAGACGGCGGGCTTTACGTACAAGGTAATACGGTTATGGGTACGCCGGTTTATAAAGCCGGCATTGATGCCGGTGCTACCATCCTGACAGTAGATGGTAAAGAAGTAAAAGATTTACAGGCCTACACCGCGGCATTAGATGGTAAGAAGATAGGTGATCCGGTAGTTTACACTTATAAGGACCGGGCCGGCAATCACCAAACTAATGTAACCTTGCAAGAAAACCCGATGTACGAGGTAGTTAGTTACGAAACAGCCGGTAAAGAGCTTTCGGCCGCACAAAAAGAATTTAGAAGTAAATGGTTATCAACCAAAGTAAAGTAA
- a CDS encoding isoaspartyl peptidase/L-asparaginase, with protein sequence MKIIIHGGFFSESGTNQEVKLAKQESLKTIVQQGYDYLQTHSAAETVVYTVALLEDDPLFNAGTGSQIQSDGHIRLSASLMDGKTLKFSGVINIEEVKNPIYIAQMLQGAEDRVLSGNGAQHYARENGFDYYNPEIPQRRQEYEKKLNDSIRLGTVGCVALDAEGNLAAATSTGGKGFEISGRVSDSATPAGNYANAQAAVSCTGVGEDITSGGLATKIVTRVTDGMSLQQATEKTLTEMKPFDGFAGIIALTAKGDVHYADTHPYMVWAAFDNGVKVFN encoded by the coding sequence ATGAAGATCATTATTCATGGGGGTTTTTTCAGCGAGTCGGGTACTAACCAGGAAGTTAAACTGGCTAAACAGGAATCATTAAAAACAATTGTGCAACAGGGATATGATTACCTGCAAACCCATAGCGCTGCCGAAACTGTGGTTTACACCGTGGCTTTACTTGAAGATGATCCGCTGTTTAATGCCGGCACAGGTTCACAAATACAGAGCGATGGTCACATCCGGTTAAGTGCCTCACTCATGGATGGAAAAACGCTTAAGTTTTCGGGCGTAATCAACATTGAGGAAGTTAAAAACCCTATTTATATTGCCCAGATGCTGCAAGGTGCCGAAGACCGGGTTTTAAGCGGCAACGGAGCACAACATTACGCCCGCGAAAACGGCTTTGATTATTATAACCCCGAAATACCGCAACGCCGCCAAGAGTATGAGAAAAAACTGAATGATTCTATACGCTTAGGTACGGTAGGCTGTGTAGCGCTGGATGCCGAAGGCAATTTGGCTGCCGCGACCTCTACCGGTGGCAAGGGCTTTGAAATATCGGGCCGGGTGAGCGATTCGGCTACACCTGCGGGCAACTATGCTAATGCTCAGGCAGCAGTATCATGTACCGGCGTTGGCGAAGACATTACCAGCGGTGGTTTGGCTACTAAAATTGTTACCCGCGTTACCGACGGCATGAGCTTACAGCAAGCCACCGAAAAAACTTTAACTGAAATGAAACCTTTTGACGGCTTTGCAGGTATAATAGCGCTCACAGCAAAAGGCGATGTACATTACGCTGATACACACCCATATATGGTTTGGGCAGCGTTTGACAATGGCGTGAAAGTTTTTAATTAA